A single region of the Tissierellales bacterium genome encodes:
- a CDS encoding thiazole synthase, with protein MTKDLFELGGEVLNSRLLVGTGKFPDKRVIKDVIEKSQSDMVTMAIRRVDLDSEDENLLKYIPKDVFWLPNTSGARNAEEAVRIARLAKAMGCG; from the coding sequence ATGACAAAAGATTTATTCGAACTAGGTGGAGAAGTATTAAATAGCAGATTGCTTGTGGGGACTGGTAAATTTCCTGATAAGAGAGTTATCAAAGATGTGATAGAGAAATCTCAAAGTGATATGGTTACTATGGCTATTCGAAGAGTTGATTTGGACTCAGAAGATGAAAATTTATTAAAGTACATACCAAAGGATGTATTTTGGCTTCCCAATACATCTGGTGCTAGAAATGCAGAGGAGGCTGTGAGAATAGCAAGACTTGCGAAAGCGATGGGATGTGGGGA